The genomic window CCGGATTTGGAGGCCAGGTCCAGGGCATCCTTCATCTCGTCGAAAGACGGTGGAACGCCGGATTCCTTCATGCGCTCATGAATGAAAAGGAGAAGCTCCTGTTGTTTGCGCGTGAGCATCGACGTCAGACCCCGTGATTGAAACAAATCCAGAACGGACACTATATGTTCCATATGTGTTCCGCAAGTAGCTAAATTTCCGTAAAACTTCGCATCAACTCGTTGAGATTTTTATTTTCATAGCCCAATCGGCAGGCAATCTTGAATTCAGATGATCGCTGCTGCACATCTCTAGCCATTTCAGGGAGAGGGATATCATGAACGAGCGCTCCGCCACGCCGCACCCGCTGGACCATGTCGTGCTTCCCGTCGTCAATATCGACCTGGCGCGCGAGAGGCTCGGCAAGCTCGGCTTCACCGTCGCCGCCGATGCCCGTCATCCCTTCGGGACGGAAAACGCCTGCGTCTTCTTTGCCGACAAAACCTATCTGGAGCCGCTCGGCGTCGCGAGCGTCGAGGAGAGCGACGCATCAGCGCGAAAAGGCAATGTCTTCACCGCCCGCAACCAGGCCTTCCGCTTCCGCTGCGGAGACGAGGGGCTTTCGGCAATCGTCTTCGCCACGGAAGATTCTGCCCGCGACCATGAGAAGTTCGCCAGCACGGGATCGAGCGCCGGCGAGATGCTGGAGTTCAGCCGGCCGATGAAGATGCCGGATGGTTCCGAGAGCGTCGGCAGCTTCAAATTGGCCTTCGCGGGCGATCTGCGTGCGCCCGATCTCTTGCTCTTCACCTGTCAGCGCATCAACCCGCTTCCCGCCGATCGTGATGCGCTGGAGAAACATGCCAATGGCGTCACCGGCATTGCCGAGGTGGCGCTTTGTGCGCCGGAACCAGCCACGTTCGGCCCGTTCGTCAGCCTTGCCGCTGCGCAGTCGGCAATTGAGAAAACCGGTTTTGGCGTCAAGATCGCGGCGTCGAATGCGAGAATCAGCCTGATGACGCCGGAAGGGCTGGAAGCCTATTTCGAGATTGCCGTCTCGCCCGCCGAGCGGGGGCTGCGCGGCCGGGCGATCCTCTTCAATGTCGGCGATCTTGCCGTGACAGAAGCGCATTTGGCTGCTAACGGGGTGACCTACACACGCAAGAACAATCGCATTCTGGTGAAGCCCGCGCCCGGCCAGGGCACGCTCTTCGCCTTCGAGGAAAGATGATGAGCACCAATACGAATTCCGAAGTCAAGATCGGCCAAGGCGACGCTCAGGTCACCTTTTCCAATACCGGCCGCCTGTCGCTGATCGCCGGGCCCTGCCAGATGGAGAGCCGCGATCACGCCTTCATGGTGGCGGGCACGCTGAAGGAGCTTTGCGGAAAGCTCGGCATCGGCCTCGTCTACAAGAGCTCGTTCGACAAGGCGAACCGTACCTCGCTCTCGGCCGAACGCGGCATCGGGCTTGAAAAGGGCATGGAGATCTTTGCTGACCTGAAGAAGGAATTCGGCTTTCCCGTCCTGACCGACGTCCATACCGCCGAGCAATGCGCGGAGGTGGCAAAGACCGTCGACGTCCTTCAGATCCCGGCCTTCCTCTGCCGGCAGACCGACCTTCTCATTGCCGCCGCTAAAACCGGCCGCGTCGTCAACGTCAAGAAGGGCCAGTTCCTCGCGCCCTGGGATATGAAGAACGTCCTGAAGAAGCTGAACGCCAGCGGCAATCCGAACGTGCTTCTGTGTGAGCGCGGCGCTTCTTTCGGCTATAACACGCTGGTCTCCGACATGCGTTCGCTGCCGATCATGGCGGCGATGGGCGCGCCTGTGGTTTTCGATGCCACCCATTCCGTGGCGCAGCCGGGCGGGCAGGGCGATTCCTCCGGCGGTCAGCGGGAATTCGTCGAAACGCTGGCGCGTGCGGCGGTGGCTGCCGGCATCGCGGGCGTCTTCCTCGAAACTCATCAGGATCCGGACAATGCGCCTTCCGATGGCCCGAACATGGTCTATCTCAAGGATATGCCGCGACTCCTCGAAAAGCTGCTTGCCTTCGACGCCGTCGCCAAGAGCTGACAGTCAAAGGCCTGACATGATCGTGCTATAGCCACGATTGGATACGCAATCGAAGGTGCCGTCATGCAGCATTGTAATTTGCGCACCTTCGATTAAGACAGGTTTCGAACGATTTATCACCCACCCGAGCAGGAAGAACCCATGACTGCAATCACCGATATCATTGCCCGCGAGATTCTTGATAGCCGTGGCAACCCCACCGTCGAAGTCGATGTCTATCTCGAAGACGGCAGCATGGGCCGCGCGGCGGTTCCCTCGGGCGCTTCGACGGGCGCGCATGAGGCGGTCGAGCTGCGCGACGGCGGCAAGCGCTACCTCGGCAAGGGCGTCCAGAAGGCGGTCGATGCCGCCAACACCGAGATCTTCGACGCGATCGGCGGTATCGACGCCGAAAACCAGATCCAGATCGACAGCATCATGATCGAGCTTGACGGCACGCCGAACAAGTCGCGCCTCGGCGCCAACGCCATCCTCGGCGTCTCGCTCGCTGTCGCCAAGGCTGCCGCCCAGGCTTCCGGCCTGCCGCTCTATCGTTATGTCGGCGGCGCTTCCGCAAGCCTGCTGCCGGTGCCGATGATGAACATCATCAATGGCGGCGCTCATGCCGACAATCCGATCGACTTCCAGGAATTCATGATCCTGCCAGTCGGCGCCGATACGATCGCCGAAGCCGTGCGCATGGGTTCGGAAGTCTTCCACACGCTCCGCAAGGAACTTGCGTCACAGGGCCACAACACCAACGTCGGCGACGAAGGCGGTTTCGCACCAGGCCTGAAGAGCGCTTCGGAAGCCCTCGACTTCATCGTGAAGTCGGTCGAAAAAGCCGGCTACAAGCCGGGCGAGGACATCTACCTCGGCCTCGATTGCGCCTCGACAGAATTCTTCAAGGACGGCAAGTATGTTCTCGAAGGTGAAGGCCGCACGCTCGAGCCGGGCGCCATGGCCGAATATCTGGCCGAACTCGCCGCCAAGTACCCGATCATCTCGATCGAAGACGGCATGGCCGAAGACGACTGGGACGGCTGGAAGACGCTGACCGACCTCATCGGCAAGAAGACGCAGCTCGTCGGCGACGATCTCTTCGTCACCAACTCTGCCCGCCTTCGCGACGGCATCCGCATGGGCGTGGCCAACTCGATCCTCGTCAAGGTCAACCAGATCGGCTCGCTGACGGAAACGCTCGACGCGGTCAACACGGCGCACAAGGCTGCCTATACGGCCGTCATGTCTCACCGTTCCGGCGAAACGGAAGATTCGACCATTGCCGATCTCGCGGTTGCCACCAACTGCGGCCAGATCAAGACCGGCTCGCTGTCGCGTTCCGACCGTCTTGCCAAGTACAATCAGCTGATCCGTATCGAGGAAGGCCTCGGCCCTCAGGCCCAGTATGCCGGCCGTTCGATCATCCGCGGCTGATTGCATCTGATTTTCTGCGATTTGACCCGCGCCTTCCATCGGCGCGGGTTTTTTGTTGCTCTTTTTTAGAGTCAACGAACGGTTAATCTCTGCGCGGTAGATTGAACGAATTGGTAATGCGTTCAAGAGCATGCGTGTATGTGGACAAAGCATCATAAGAAGAGAAGAATCGGTCGCTTCGTCATTCCGGCCATGACGGTCGCCTTCCTCTCCTATTTCGGTTATCATTGCATCCATGGCGATTACGGCCTGCGCGCGACGGAGACGTTCGAGCGCCAGCGTATTGTGCGCGAAAAAGAGCTTGCAGTGTTGAAGGCGAAGCGCGAACATCTGGAAAGTCAGGTCGCGCTCTTGAGTGACGGCTCGCTCGACAAGGATATGCTGGACGAAAAGGCGCGTTACCAGCTTAATATGTCGCGCGCAGACGAGATCGTCATATTCAATCACTATTCGAATTAACTGAAATCAAGTTAATTCGAATTTTTGTATATTTTTCAGATATTTAACTCAGAATATGAGCCATGCAATTATGGCATTGCTGTGGTCATATTTCTTGCCTATGGTACGCGGCACCGAGAACCGACAAACCATAGGGAGGGTTGAATGGCGCCGCGAAAGACCGCGACGGTTTCCAGCCGCAAGACAGCAGCAAAACCCACAGCGAAAGCATCGAATGGCGGCCCGGTAGCCGACTTCGACCGCGATGAAGAGCTCAAGGCCTATCGCGAGATGCTGCTGATCCGCCGCTTCGAGGAGAAGGCCGGTCAGCTTTACGGCATGGGTTTCATCGGCGGCTTTTGTCATCTCTACATCGGTCAGGAAGCTGTCGTCGTCGGCATGCAGATGGCGCAGAAGGAAGGCGATCAGGTCATCACCGCCTATCGCGACCACGGCCATATGCTGGCGACCGGCATGGAAGCGCGCGGCGTCATGGCCGAGCTGACCGGCCGTCGCAGCGGCTATTCCCACGGGAAGGGCGGCTCGATGCATATGTTCTCCAAAGAGAAGCATTTCTACGGCGGCCACGGCATCGTCGGCGCCCAGGTTTCGCTTGGAACAGGCCTTGCCTTCGCAAACCACTATCGTGGCAACGGCAAT from Rhizobium sp. Pop5 includes these protein-coding regions:
- a CDS encoding septum formation initiator family protein produces the protein MWTKHHKKRRIGRFVIPAMTVAFLSYFGYHCIHGDYGLRATETFERQRIVREKELAVLKAKREHLESQVALLSDGSLDKDMLDEKARYQLNMSRADEIVIFNHYSN
- a CDS encoding VOC family protein, with the translated sequence MNERSATPHPLDHVVLPVVNIDLARERLGKLGFTVAADARHPFGTENACVFFADKTYLEPLGVASVEESDASARKGNVFTARNQAFRFRCGDEGLSAIVFATEDSARDHEKFASTGSSAGEMLEFSRPMKMPDGSESVGSFKLAFAGDLRAPDLLLFTCQRINPLPADRDALEKHANGVTGIAEVALCAPEPATFGPFVSLAAAQSAIEKTGFGVKIAASNARISLMTPEGLEAYFEIAVSPAERGLRGRAILFNVGDLAVTEAHLAANGVTYTRKNNRILVKPAPGQGTLFAFEER
- the eno gene encoding phosphopyruvate hydratase; the protein is MTAITDIIAREILDSRGNPTVEVDVYLEDGSMGRAAVPSGASTGAHEAVELRDGGKRYLGKGVQKAVDAANTEIFDAIGGIDAENQIQIDSIMIELDGTPNKSRLGANAILGVSLAVAKAAAQASGLPLYRYVGGASASLLPVPMMNIINGGAHADNPIDFQEFMILPVGADTIAEAVRMGSEVFHTLRKELASQGHNTNVGDEGGFAPGLKSASEALDFIVKSVEKAGYKPGEDIYLGLDCASTEFFKDGKYVLEGEGRTLEPGAMAEYLAELAAKYPIISIEDGMAEDDWDGWKTLTDLIGKKTQLVGDDLFVTNSARLRDGIRMGVANSILVKVNQIGSLTETLDAVNTAHKAAYTAVMSHRSGETEDSTIADLAVATNCGQIKTGSLSRSDRLAKYNQLIRIEEGLGPQAQYAGRSIIRG
- the kdsA gene encoding 3-deoxy-8-phosphooctulonate synthase — translated: MSTNTNSEVKIGQGDAQVTFSNTGRLSLIAGPCQMESRDHAFMVAGTLKELCGKLGIGLVYKSSFDKANRTSLSAERGIGLEKGMEIFADLKKEFGFPVLTDVHTAEQCAEVAKTVDVLQIPAFLCRQTDLLIAAAKTGRVVNVKKGQFLAPWDMKNVLKKLNASGNPNVLLCERGASFGYNTLVSDMRSLPIMAAMGAPVVFDATHSVAQPGGQGDSSGGQREFVETLARAAVAAGIAGVFLETHQDPDNAPSDGPNMVYLKDMPRLLEKLLAFDAVAKS